The proteins below are encoded in one region of Triticum aestivum cultivar Chinese Spring chromosome 1B, IWGSC CS RefSeq v2.1, whole genome shotgun sequence:
- the LOC123114460 gene encoding phospholipase D alpha 1 — MARILLHGTLHVTVFEGEGITNNSRPSSQAPQFLRKLVEGIEDTVGVGKGASKLYATIGLGKARIGRTRTLTDESSTPRWFESFHIYCAHLASDVLFTIKGSSTIGASVVGTGYLPVRDIYGGDEVERWLPLCDDSRNPVEGGGKIHVKLQYFDISKDRAWGHGIRSGKNPGVPYTFFSQRQGCKVTLYQDAHIPDGFIPRIPLDDGRCYEPHRCWEDIFAAISNAKHLIYITGWSVYTEIALLRDANRPKPAGGGVTLGELLKKKAGEGVRVLMLVWDDRTSVGVLKKDGLMATHDEETMNYFQDTDVHCVLCPRDPDDSGSFVQDLQISTMFTHHQKTVIVDHDMPQSGGGRRRRILSFVGGLDLCDGRYDTPFHPLFGTLDGPHHDDFHQPNFATAAIAKGGPREPWHDIHCRLEGPVAWDVLYNFEQRWRKQGGKDLLVQLRDLADDIIPPSPVMHAEDREAWNVQLFRSIDGGAAFGFPDNPEDAAKAGLVSGKDQIIDRSIQDAYICAIRRAKSFIYIENQYFLGSSYCWKPDGINPDDVGALHLLPKELSMKVVSKIEAGERFTVYVVVPMWPEGIPASGSVQAILDWQRRTMEMMYTDIAQAIEAKGIDAKPKDYLTFFCLGNREAKKSGEYQPPEQAEPDSDYLKAQQNRRFMIYVHTKMMIVDDEYIIVGSANINQRSMDGARDSEIAMGGYQPGHLATSRPARGQVHGFRMALWYEHLGMVDEAFQRPESLECVHKVNAMAERYWDLYAGDGPERDLPGHLLTYPVSVTGDGAVTQLPGMEFFPDTSARILGAKSDYLPPILTT, encoded by the exons ATGGCGAGGATCCTGCTGCATGGGACGCTGCACGTCACCGTGTTCGAGGGCGAGGGGATCACCAACAACAGCAGGCCCAGCAGCCAAGCGCCGCAGTTCCTCCGCAAg CTGGTGGAGGGGATCGAGGACACGGTGGGCGTCGGCAAAGGCGCGAGCAAGCTCTACGCCACCATCGGCCTTGGCAAGGCCCGCATCGGCCGCACCCGCACGCTCACCGACGAGTCGTCGACCCCGCGCTGGTTCGAGTCCTTCCACATCTACTGCGCGCACCTCGCCTCCGACGTGCTCTTCACCATCAAGGGCAGCAGCACCATCGGCGCCTCCGTCGTGGGCACGGGCTACCTCCCCGTCCGCGACATCTACGGCGGCGACGAGGTAGAGCGCTGGCTCCCGCTCTGCGACGACAGCCGCAACCCCGTCGAAGGCGGCGGCAAGATCCACGTCAAGCTCCAGTACTTCGACATCTCCAAAGACCGGGCCTGGGGCCACGGCATCCGCTCCGGGAAGAACCCCGGCGTGCCCTACACCTTCTTCTCCCAGCGGCAGGGGTGCAAGGTGACGCTATACCAGGACGCCCACATCCCCGACGGCTTCATCCCCAGGATCCCGCTCGACGACGGCCGCTGCTACGAACCGCACCGCTGCTGGGAGGACATCTTCGCCGCCATCAGCAATGCCAAGCACCTCATCTACATCACGGGGTGGTCCGTGTACACGGAGATCGCGCTGCTCAGGGACGCGAACCGGCCCAAGCCGGCCGGCGGCGGCGTCACGCTCGGGGAGCTGCTCAAGAAGAAGGCCGGCGAGGGCGTCAGGGTCCTCATGCTGGTCTGGGACGACCGGACCTCGGTTGGGGTGCTCAAGAAGGACGGCCTCATGGCGACGCACGACGAGGAGACGATGAACTACTTCCAGGACACCGACGTGCACTGCGTGCTCTGCCCCCGGGACCCCGACGACTCCGGCAGCTTCGTCCAGGACCTGCAGATCTCCACCATGTTCACGCACCACCAGAAGACCGTCATCGTGGACCACGACATGCCCCagagcggcggcggccggcgccggcggatCCTCAGCTTCGTGGGCGGGCTTGACCTCTGCGACGGCCGCTACGACACGCCGTTCCACCCGCTGTTCGGGACGCTGGACGGCCCCCACCACGACGACTTCCACCAGCCCAACTTCGCGACGGCGGCGATCGCCAAGGGCGGGCCGAGGGAGCCGTGGCACGACATCCACTGCCGCCTCGAGGGCCCCGTGGCCTGGGACGTGCTCTACAACTTCGAGCAGCGGTGGCGCAAGCAGGGCGGCAAGGACCTGCTCGTCCAGCTCAGGGACCTCGCCGACGACATCATCCCGCCGTCGCCGGTGATGCACGCCGAGGACAGGGAGGCGTGGAACGTGCAGCTGTTCCGGTCCATCGATGGCGGCGCCGCCTTCGGGTTCCCGGACAACCCCGAGGACGCGGCGAAGGCGGGGCTGGTGAGCGGCAAGGACCAGATCATCGACCGGAGCATCCAGGACGCGTACATCTGCGCCATCCGGAGGGCCAAGAGCTTCATCTACATCGAGAACCAGTACTTCCTGGGGAGCTCCTACTGCTGGAAGCCCGACGGCATCAACCCCGACGACGTCGGcgcgctgcacctcctccccaaggagctgtccaTGAAGGTGGTGAGCAAGATCGAGGCCGGGGAGCGGTTCACCGTGTACGTGGTGGTGCCCATGTGGCCGGAGGGCATCCCGGCGAGCGGGTCCGTGCAGGCGATCCTGGACTGGCAGAGGAGGACCATGGAGATGATGTACACGGACATCGCGCAGGCCATCGAGGCCAAGGGGATCGACGCCAAACCCAAGGACTACCTCACCTTCTTCTGCCTCGGCAACCGGGAGGCCAAGAAGTCCGGTGAGTACCAGCCGCCGGAGCAGGCCGAGCCCGACAGCGACTACCTCAAGGCGCAGCAGAACCGCCGGTTCATGATCTACGTCCACACCAAGATGATGATCG TGGACGACGAGTACATCATCGTGGGGTCGGCGAACATCAACCAGAGGTCCATGGACGGGGCGCGCGACTCGGAGATCGCCATGGGCGGGTACCAGCCGGGCCACCTGGCGACGAGCCGGCCGGCGAGGGGGCAGGTGCACGGGTTCAGGATGGCGCTCTGGTACGAGCACCTCGGCATGGTCGACGAGGCGTTCCAGCGGCCGGAGAGCCTCGAGTGCGTGCACAAGGTGAACGCCATGGCCGAAAGGTACTGGGACCTCTACGCCGGCGATGGCCCAGAGCGCGacctccccggccacctcctcaccTACCCCGTCAGCGTCACCGGCGACGGCGCGGTGACTCAGCTGCCCGGGATGGAGTTCTTCCCGGACACCTCGGCGCGGATCCTCGGCGCCAAGTCCGACTACCTCCCGCCCATCCTTACCACATAG
- the LOC123114470 gene encoding phosphoenolpyruvate/phosphate translocator 3, chloroplastic, translated as MQSMAASSSSHSSSRGWAAVRRCPSPSLPARHVAFSSSSSSRCPVAGAGAPVLPLGIRGGRLPLPCPLLPPGGKNGASARRATAAAAAASPSAEGDAKPEAAGIPRTLQLGAMILVWYLLNIYFNIYNKLVLKAVPFPYTITTFQFASGSFFITLMWLFNLHPKPRLSLQQYAKILPLALIHMMGNVFTNMSLGKVAVSFTHTIKAMEPFFSVLFSVLLLGQTPSLLVVGSLVPVVGGVVLASMTEVSFNWIGFWSAMASNVTNQSRNVFSKKLLADKEETLDDINLFSIMTVMSFLLSVPLMLYLEGNKFSPSYLQSTGVNLQELCVKAVIAGTCFHFYQQVSYSLLARISPVTHSVANSVKRVVVIVSSVIFFRTPISPINALGTGLALLGVFLYSRFKKAKPKAKAA; from the exons ATGCAGAGCATGGCGGCGTCCTCCTCGTCCCACTCCTCTTCAAGAGGCTGGGCGGCGGTGCGCCGTTGCCCCTCCCCTTCCCTGCCCGCGCGGCATGtcgccttctcctcctcgtcctcttcccgCTGCCCCGTCGCGGGCGCCGGCGCGCCCGTCCTGCCGCTCGGCATTCGCGGGGGCCGCCTGCCGCTCCCCTGCCCCCTGCTCCCGCCCGGCGGCAAGAACGGCGCTTCGGCGAGAAGGGCGacggcggccgccgccgcggcttcGCCGTCGGCGGAGGGAGACGCGAAGCCGGAGGCCGCCGGCATTCCGCGGACGCTGCAGCTCGGCGCCATGATCCTCGTCTGGTACCTCCTCAACATCTACTTCAACATCTACAACAAGCTG GTTCTGAAAGCAGTGCCCTTCCCGTACACCATCACCACCTTCCAGTTCGCATCCGGCTCCTTCTTCATCACTCTCATGTGGCTGTTTAATCTGCACCCCAAGCCAAGGCTCTCCCTTCAACAG TACGCAAAGATCCTTCCTTTGGCCTTAATACACATGATGGGCAACGTCTTCACCAACATGAGTTTGGGCAAGGTGGCTGTCTCCTTCACGCACACCATCAAGGCCATGGAGCCCTTCTTCTCTGTTCTGTTCTCAGTCTTGCTCCTCGGGCAG ACACCTTCTTTACTGGTAGTAGGTTCTCTCGTGCCGGTTGTCGGTGGAGTTGTGTTGGCATCCATGACTGAAGTTTCTTTCAACTG GATTGGATTTTGGAGTGCCAtggcttctaatgttacaaatcaGTCGCGAAATGTTTTCAGCAAGAAACTTCTTGCTGACAAAGAG GAAACGTTGGACGATATAAATCTCTTCTCAATTATGACTGTCATGTCATTTTTGTTGTCGGTCCCATTAATGCTATATTTAGAGGGCAACAAGTTTAGCCCATCATACCTACAGAGCACT GGCGTAAATCTTCAAGAACTATGCGTGAAAGCAGTCATTGCTGGCACTTGTTTCCATTTTTATCAACAG GTTTCATATAGTTTATTGGCCAGAATATCACCTGTGACCCATTCTGTTGCAAACTCTGTCAAACGAGTTGTTGTCATCGTGTCATCCGTTATCTTCTTCAGAACTCCGATTTCACCTATCAATGCCCTTG GAACTGGTCTGGCTCTGCTTGGTGTTTTCCTGTACTCTAGATTCAAGAAGGCAAAACCAAAGGCAAAGGCTGCATAA